The Planctomicrobium piriforme genome window below encodes:
- a CDS encoding Swt1 family HEPN domain-containing protein, whose product MDLLTEGLAPYVEIKLRAVHQDNWVRIVSNSFRDDRGRVNGQSVDWDAQALLTVMWDQWNTVFRNELGHFERSLVSELREVRNRWAHQQSFEFDDAFRVLDSVDRLLTAIHAENVEIVKHEKSDLLESHVADAVNTQVQRNAFQRNKWWVIAIYTFCCGLIIVHGINAGKAGNYALISVVFLVFLYLIYQQFKMEPPLLFGPRECRRCHRIIYRKMCPYCEATE is encoded by the coding sequence ATGGATCTGCTGACGGAGGGGCTCGCCCCTTACGTCGAGATCAAACTTCGCGCCGTCCACCAGGACAACTGGGTTCGCATTGTCTCCAACAGCTTTCGCGATGATCGCGGTCGCGTGAACGGGCAATCGGTCGATTGGGACGCCCAGGCGCTGCTGACGGTGATGTGGGACCAGTGGAACACCGTCTTCCGCAATGAACTCGGTCACTTCGAACGCAGCCTGGTGAGCGAACTCCGCGAAGTTCGCAATCGTTGGGCGCATCAGCAGAGTTTTGAATTCGATGATGCGTTTCGGGTACTCGACAGCGTCGATCGGCTGCTCACGGCCATTCATGCCGAGAACGTCGAGATCGTGAAGCATGAAAAGTCTGACCTGCTGGAATCACACGTCGCCGACGCCGTGAATACGCAGGTGCAGCGGAATGCGTTTCAGCGCAACAAATGGTGGGTCATCGCGATCTACACGTTCTGTTGCGGGCTGATCATCGTGCATGGCATCAACGCAGGAAAGGCCGGCAACTACGCGTTGATCTCGGTTGTCTTTCTGGTGTTCCTGTACCTGATCTACCAGCAGTTCAAAATGGAACCGCCGCTGCTGTTCGGCCCGCGGGAATGCCGTCGCTGCCACCGGATTATCTACCGGAAGATGTGCCCTTACTGCGAAGCGACTGAGTAG
- a CDS encoding LURP-one-related/scramblase family protein has product MIYRIKEQFWTFGESFFIFDGDGQKVFHVDGAAFSWGDKLSFRDLDDNELAHITQEIFSWMPRYAIYRNGQLFAEVRKEWSWSNKTFTLDVPGPNDYVVEGSFWKHEYTFTRQGRQVAKVSKAIWSWGDSYGVEIVDGEDDISILATMIVIDQVVYEHERQM; this is encoded by the coding sequence ATGATCTACCGCATCAAAGAACAGTTCTGGACCTTCGGCGAATCCTTCTTCATCTTTGACGGCGACGGACAGAAGGTGTTCCACGTCGATGGAGCCGCGTTCTCCTGGGGAGACAAGCTTTCTTTTAGAGACCTCGACGACAACGAACTGGCCCACATCACCCAGGAAATTTTTTCCTGGATGCCCCGCTATGCCATCTACCGCAACGGCCAACTGTTCGCCGAGGTCCGCAAGGAATGGTCGTGGTCGAACAAGACCTTCACCCTCGATGTCCCCGGGCCGAACGACTACGTCGTCGAGGGGAGCTTCTGGAAGCACGAATACACCTTCACCCGACAAGGTCGACAGGTGGCCAAAGTGAGCAAGGCCATCTGGTCCTGGGGAGACAGCTACGGGGTCGAAATCGTCGACGGCGAAGACGACATCTCGATTCTCGCCACCATGATCGTCATCGATCAGGTCGTGTACGAACACGAGCGACAGATGTAA
- a CDS encoding phospholipase D-like domain-containing protein, translated as MEDARQYWTLFLALAERSVAICAVLHAVLNKRETQSVIGWVGLIWLSPFIGSALYLCFGINRIRRQGRRIQKGMDRHFRDQLHRGRFVDTEAERRHLPFDGRLDAVVHHVTGKPLLGGNSVTPLNGGEVAYPAMLQEIAQAKRSITLCSYIFDNDRAGQEFVTALSAAQKRGVAVRVLIDSVGARYSKPSILHALEHEKIPAATFLPTLTPRLATYANLRLHRKLLVVDGAVGFAGGMNIREGCRGDWQTAHPVQDIHFRIAGPAVSHLQEMFVVDWAFASDEKLQGELWFSPPEHHGDVRARGIPDGPDNDFDYIRLVLLGAIAVAEKRIDIVTPYFLPDDAIIYALNVASMKGVKVRILVPLENNIRLVAWASADPLSHVLERGCDVYQGAPPFDHSKIMLIDDDWALIGSSNWDPRSLRLNFEFNVECYDPTLVAQLSEIVDQKIATSQRLTLSDLRARPLLIRLRDGLARMGIPYL; from the coding sequence ATGGAAGACGCACGACAATACTGGACGCTGTTTCTCGCCCTCGCCGAACGGTCGGTCGCCATCTGCGCGGTCCTCCATGCGGTACTGAACAAGCGGGAAACCCAGAGCGTCATCGGCTGGGTCGGACTGATCTGGCTCTCGCCCTTCATCGGGTCGGCTCTGTACCTGTGTTTCGGCATCAATCGCATTCGACGCCAGGGTCGCCGTATTCAAAAAGGAATGGACCGTCACTTCCGCGATCAACTGCATCGCGGACGGTTCGTCGATACCGAAGCCGAACGCCGCCATCTCCCCTTTGACGGCCGGCTCGATGCCGTCGTCCATCATGTGACCGGCAAACCGTTGCTCGGGGGAAACTCCGTCACGCCCCTCAACGGCGGCGAAGTCGCCTACCCTGCGATGTTGCAGGAGATCGCTCAGGCGAAACGCTCGATCACGCTCTGCAGCTACATCTTCGATAACGATCGCGCCGGCCAGGAATTCGTCACCGCCCTCTCCGCCGCCCAAAAACGCGGAGTCGCCGTTCGCGTGCTGATCGACTCCGTCGGCGCGCGATACTCGAAGCCCTCGATCCTGCATGCGCTGGAACACGAAAAAATCCCTGCCGCCACATTCCTCCCGACCCTCACCCCCCGGCTCGCGACCTATGCCAATCTGCGACTGCATCGCAAACTGCTGGTGGTCGACGGCGCCGTCGGTTTCGCCGGAGGGATGAACATCCGCGAAGGCTGTCGCGGAGACTGGCAAACGGCTCACCCCGTTCAGGACATCCACTTTCGCATCGCAGGCCCTGCCGTCAGTCATCTGCAGGAAATGTTCGTCGTCGATTGGGCCTTCGCATCCGACGAAAAGCTGCAGGGAGAACTGTGGTTCTCCCCCCCGGAACATCACGGCGACGTGCGCGCTCGCGGCATCCCCGATGGACCTGATAACGACTTCGACTACATCCGGCTCGTGCTGCTCGGGGCCATCGCTGTCGCCGAGAAACGGATCGACATCGTCACTCCGTACTTTCTGCCAGACGACGCCATCATCTATGCGCTCAACGTCGCCTCGATGAAAGGGGTCAAAGTCCGGATTCTCGTTCCGCTCGAGAACAACATCCGCCTCGTCGCCTGGGCCTCGGCCGACCCGTTATCCCACGTCCTCGAACGGGGCTGCGATGTTTATCAGGGCGCGCCCCCGTTCGATCATTCGAAGATCATGCTCATCGACGACGACTGGGCGCTGATTGGCTCCAGCAACTGGGATCCCCGCAGCCTGCGTCTGAACTTCGAATTCAACGTCGAGTGCTACGACCCGACGCTCGTCGCGCAGCTCAGCGAGATCGTCGATCAGAAAATCGCCACAAGCCAGCGTCTGACCCTCTCCGACCTCCGCGCCCGCCCCCTCCTGATCCGCCTCCGCGACGGCCTCGCCCGCATGGGCATTCCCTATCTATAG
- a CDS encoding S8 family serine peptidase — MWNRAKWGLAIWLLIVPAGYAWEESPVPKPSFPTIDLLPKTETGALRFLKEHPHYDGRGVIVAIFDTGVDPAATGLQTTTDGKPKILDLIDGTGSGDVPLKEAEPVKEGTLVGATGRTLKIDPRWKNPTGKYRIGLKAGYDLFPPELVERLTEERREQFAKGQRKLEAQLRDQLVSIEEGTDKSLSKDECEARLKCLTEAWEGYADPGPVYDCAVFHDGDVFRAVVDTDEDGDLADEKVLTDYAREHRYAVFSDASRLSFSVQILDDGHLLSLVTASGEHGTHVAGIVAAHDSAAPERNGLAPGAQIISINIGDPRIDTMETGAALLRGLNAAVNWKCDLINMSYGEPTTTPNHGALVSKFREIVREKNVIFVAAAGNEGPALSTVGAPGGTTSEVIGVGAYVSPAMMKAGYGLAQAGQGQAYTWASRGPTTDGDWGVDLFAPGAAIAPIPHYSLQQVRHMNGTSMASPNACGNIALLVSGLKQKQAAFTPTSILRSLQATAERIPGIDLPAQGPGLVQIDQAFVHHVQWGNSPGQNVPLHVSLLDRNNARGVYLRDPHETDRIFEGDLMIEPKFSRTVEKELPLQFQMPLVLKSTADWVTVGEHLLLTKDGEMIPIKVDPTKLEPGLHIAEVLGYVADAPERGPVLRVPVVVTRPPQAAGQRWETVVESQSGEITRNFLAVPAGSRTATVRLTRVNGSEDGERIFMLHAVQLVPGWSFEHRNFKKGAALAPGEKFEATFPVTAERTLEVCLAQYWSDRGTASLKVEVEFIGLDGPTTAFELPSDGSAAALTVSSRLAVEKCEPSASLDHWERIVPPHSAKLHLLKGARNELWDEQRLSQLVLTYELELSSKGNVTLACPELQGLLYDSPVSSYRMFVFNADQELVHMEHTDPQPFELPKGTYTVKVELRDLDRSRLEPFEAMVLTSRQRLSSPITVPVDRNRPDAVEEKNEFEKVELAPGTAAVLFLKFPHAAELPDDIQTGDRLTGTLHFTKARNASVPLVHNYVAGSDDSAGESDGKAASDKSSDKKFDVAGAELEFWLTTLRARHWPQDKDVIDQLLAKVLERDPQNLEARVIKLHLIDNDDREERLPEVVAAATEVLALIPVPALKEYFGTRHASKTPEEKALNKQRETQKKQLVDALYRKGRALGHMDLPENLEKHPIADRPAHDKAFAETVAELANWVDLTEKEYVLLQVRKDRRAGDFGEALKLLDQEIAADPLKKLYQEKRAEVYEQLGWKEWEQNQQRWLLRRFPASEAAF; from the coding sequence GTGTGGAATCGAGCAAAATGGGGACTGGCAATCTGGCTGTTGATTGTTCCGGCGGGTTACGCCTGGGAGGAATCGCCTGTCCCGAAGCCATCATTTCCGACAATTGACCTGCTCCCCAAGACGGAGACGGGGGCACTCCGTTTTCTGAAAGAGCATCCGCACTACGACGGTCGCGGCGTGATCGTGGCCATTTTCGACACCGGAGTCGATCCAGCCGCGACCGGCCTGCAGACGACGACCGATGGTAAACCAAAAATCCTCGATCTGATCGACGGCACCGGGAGCGGCGATGTGCCGCTGAAAGAGGCCGAACCTGTCAAAGAGGGAACGCTGGTCGGCGCGACGGGCCGCACGTTGAAGATTGATCCCCGGTGGAAAAATCCGACGGGAAAATATCGCATTGGTTTGAAGGCCGGATACGACCTGTTTCCGCCGGAACTGGTGGAACGGCTGACAGAAGAACGCCGCGAGCAGTTCGCCAAAGGACAGCGGAAGCTGGAAGCACAGCTTCGCGATCAGCTTGTGAGTATTGAAGAGGGGACTGACAAGTCGCTGAGTAAAGACGAGTGCGAGGCGCGGCTGAAGTGTTTGACGGAAGCCTGGGAAGGCTATGCAGATCCCGGCCCGGTCTATGACTGCGCCGTCTTTCACGATGGAGATGTGTTTCGGGCGGTGGTCGATACGGATGAAGACGGCGATTTGGCAGACGAGAAAGTTTTGACGGACTACGCCAGAGAACATCGGTACGCAGTCTTTTCAGATGCATCGCGGTTGAGTTTCTCGGTGCAGATTCTCGACGACGGGCATTTACTGTCGCTGGTCACGGCGTCGGGTGAGCACGGCACGCATGTGGCCGGGATTGTCGCTGCACATGACTCTGCGGCGCCGGAACGGAACGGGCTGGCGCCGGGGGCGCAGATCATTTCGATCAATATCGGCGATCCGCGAATCGACACGATGGAGACGGGAGCGGCGCTATTGCGAGGTCTGAATGCCGCGGTGAATTGGAAGTGCGATCTCATCAACATGAGCTACGGCGAACCGACGACAACCCCGAATCACGGCGCGCTCGTGTCGAAGTTTCGAGAGATTGTGAGAGAGAAGAATGTCATTTTCGTCGCGGCGGCGGGGAATGAAGGCCCGGCGTTATCGACAGTGGGGGCGCCTGGCGGGACGACCTCGGAAGTGATTGGAGTGGGGGCGTATGTTTCGCCGGCGATGATGAAGGCGGGCTACGGTCTGGCTCAGGCCGGTCAGGGGCAGGCGTACACCTGGGCGTCACGAGGTCCGACGACCGACGGCGACTGGGGTGTCGATCTCTTCGCGCCAGGTGCGGCGATTGCGCCGATCCCGCATTATTCGCTGCAGCAGGTGCGGCATATGAACGGCACCTCGATGGCATCCCCGAATGCCTGTGGGAATATCGCGCTGCTGGTGTCCGGGTTGAAGCAGAAACAGGCGGCGTTTACTCCGACATCGATTCTGCGCAGTCTGCAGGCGACGGCAGAACGTATCCCTGGCATCGATCTGCCGGCTCAAGGGCCGGGTCTGGTGCAAATCGATCAGGCGTTTGTGCATCACGTTCAGTGGGGAAATTCGCCAGGGCAGAACGTGCCGTTGCATGTCTCCTTGTTGGATCGGAACAACGCCAGAGGGGTGTATCTCCGCGACCCGCATGAGACCGATCGAATCTTCGAGGGAGATCTGATGATCGAACCGAAGTTTTCGCGGACGGTTGAAAAGGAACTGCCGTTGCAGTTTCAGATGCCGCTGGTGCTGAAGTCGACTGCAGACTGGGTGACGGTGGGGGAACATCTGTTGCTGACGAAAGATGGGGAGATGATCCCCATCAAGGTCGATCCGACGAAGCTGGAACCGGGTCTGCATATTGCAGAGGTTCTCGGCTATGTGGCTGATGCTCCGGAGCGCGGCCCGGTCTTGCGCGTGCCAGTGGTTGTGACCCGACCGCCGCAGGCCGCAGGCCAACGCTGGGAAACGGTGGTGGAGTCGCAGTCGGGTGAGATCACTCGAAACTTTCTGGCAGTGCCAGCGGGGAGCCGCACAGCGACGGTGCGTTTGACCAGGGTGAATGGCAGCGAAGACGGCGAACGGATCTTCATGCTGCATGCGGTACAGCTTGTTCCGGGTTGGAGTTTCGAACATCGAAACTTCAAAAAGGGGGCGGCTCTTGCCCCCGGCGAAAAGTTTGAGGCGACTTTCCCGGTCACTGCGGAGCGGACGCTGGAAGTGTGTCTGGCGCAGTACTGGTCGGATCGCGGAACGGCGTCGCTGAAGGTGGAGGTCGAGTTCATCGGACTGGATGGTCCGACGACGGCTTTCGAACTTCCCAGCGATGGGTCGGCCGCTGCTCTCACGGTCTCTTCGCGGCTGGCGGTGGAGAAGTGCGAACCGTCCGCCAGCCTCGATCATTGGGAACGGATTGTTCCCCCGCATTCGGCGAAACTGCATTTGCTGAAGGGGGCGCGGAATGAATTGTGGGATGAGCAGCGGCTTTCCCAACTGGTGCTGACTTATGAACTCGAACTGTCGTCGAAGGGGAACGTGACGCTGGCGTGTCCTGAGTTGCAGGGACTGCTGTACGACTCGCCTGTGAGTTCGTACCGGATGTTCGTCTTCAATGCCGATCAGGAACTAGTTCACATGGAACATACTGACCCGCAGCCGTTCGAACTGCCCAAGGGGACGTACACGGTGAAGGTGGAACTGCGGGATCTGGATCGGTCACGGCTCGAACCGTTCGAAGCGATGGTCCTGACGTCTCGGCAGCGATTGAGCTCACCGATCACGGTGCCGGTCGATCGCAATCGTCCTGACGCCGTTGAAGAGAAGAACGAGTTCGAGAAGGTCGAACTCGCGCCGGGGACGGCGGCGGTGCTGTTTCTCAAGTTTCCGCATGCGGCGGAATTGCCAGACGACATCCAGACCGGCGATCGGCTGACCGGGACGTTGCATTTCACGAAAGCCCGGAACGCCAGCGTGCCGCTCGTTCACAACTATGTGGCGGGGAGCGATGACTCCGCCGGGGAGAGTGACGGGAAAGCGGCTTCCGACAAATCGAGCGACAAGAAGTTTGATGTGGCCGGTGCGGAGCTGGAGTTCTGGCTGACGACGCTGCGTGCCCGGCACTGGCCGCAAGACAAGGACGTAATCGATCAGTTACTGGCGAAGGTGCTGGAACGCGACCCGCAGAATCTGGAAGCCAGGGTGATTAAGCTGCATCTCATCGACAATGATGATCGTGAAGAGCGGCTGCCTGAAGTGGTCGCCGCAGCGACTGAGGTGCTGGCGTTGATTCCGGTTCCGGCTTTGAAAGAGTACTTCGGGACGCGGCATGCTTCGAAGACGCCTGAGGAGAAGGCGCTCAACAAGCAGCGTGAGACGCAGAAGAAGCAGCTCGTTGATGCACTGTACCGGAAGGGTCGGGCGCTGGGGCACATGGACCTGCCTGAGAACCTCGAAAAGCATCCCATTGCCGATCGCCCGGCGCATGACAAGGCGTTTGCCGAGACTGTTGCGGAACTCGCCAACTGGGTCGATCTCACGGAGAAAGAGTATGTCCTGCTGCAGGTGCGGAAGGATCGTCGGGCAGGCGATTTCGGCGAAGCGCTCAAGCTGCTCGATCAAGAAATTGCCGCCGACCCTTTGAAGAAGCTCTATCAAGAAAAGCGGGCCGAGGTTTACGAGCAACTTGGTTGGAAGGAATGGGAACAGAACCAGCAGCGATGGCTACTGCGGCGATTCCCTGCCTCAGAGGCTGCATTTTGA